Proteins encoded together in one Lathyrus oleraceus cultivar Zhongwan6 chromosome 5, CAAS_Psat_ZW6_1.0, whole genome shotgun sequence window:
- the LOC127084199 gene encoding glucose-6-phosphate/phosphate translocator 2, chloroplastic isoform X1, with the protein MKDVLPWFRTDFRICICTELGWAATVNSCTFALEPFFNAAASQFILGQSIPITLWLSLAPVVIGVSMASLTELSFNWLGFISAMISNISFTYRSIYSKKAMRPCILEFDGASSGNPGKSGAGAVLRSGNEVHRYSKGLGTQTNNSAEYHGLLLGLKEASNKGYDHVEVRGDSKLVCEQALLVPSESTGTQQRKIVRN; encoded by the exons ATGAAG GATGTACTACCTTGGTTTCGAACTGATTTCAGAATTTGCATCTGTACCGAATTGGGGTGGGCTGCCACGGTTAATTCTTGCActtttg CTCTTGAGCCATTCTTTAATGCTGCTGCTTCACAATTTATACTTGGACAATCAATTCCCATCACTCTATGGCTCTCATTGGCTCCTGTTGTTATCG GTGTGTCAATGGCATCATTGACTGAACTCTCATTCAACTGGCTTGGCTTCATAAGTGCTATGATTTCAAACATTTCCTTTACATACAGGAGTATCTACTCAAAGAAAGCCATG CGACCATGTATCCTTGAGTTTGACGGTGCATCCAGTGGAAATCCTGGAAAGTCTGGTGCAGGAGCTGTATTGCGTTCTGGGAATGAG GTCCATCGCTACAGTAAAGGACTGGGGACTCAAACAAATAACTCTGCCGAATATCACGGTTTACTTTTGGGATTGAAAGAAGCTAGTAACAAAGGGTATGATCATGTTGAAGTCCGAGGTGATTCTAAGCTTGTTTGCGAACAG
- the LOC127084199 gene encoding glucose-6-phosphate/phosphate translocator 1, chloroplastic isoform X2 — protein MKDVLPWFRTDFRICICTELGWAATVNSCTFALEPFFNAAASQFILGQSIPITLWLSLAPVVIGVSMASLTELSFNWLGFISAMISNISFTYRSIYSKKAMRPCILEFDGASSGNPGKSGAGAVLRSGNEVHRYSKGLGTQTNNSAEYHGLLLGLKEASNKGYDHVEVRGDSKLVCEQVTSSD, from the exons ATGAAG GATGTACTACCTTGGTTTCGAACTGATTTCAGAATTTGCATCTGTACCGAATTGGGGTGGGCTGCCACGGTTAATTCTTGCActtttg CTCTTGAGCCATTCTTTAATGCTGCTGCTTCACAATTTATACTTGGACAATCAATTCCCATCACTCTATGGCTCTCATTGGCTCCTGTTGTTATCG GTGTGTCAATGGCATCATTGACTGAACTCTCATTCAACTGGCTTGGCTTCATAAGTGCTATGATTTCAAACATTTCCTTTACATACAGGAGTATCTACTCAAAGAAAGCCATG CGACCATGTATCCTTGAGTTTGACGGTGCATCCAGTGGAAATCCTGGAAAGTCTGGTGCAGGAGCTGTATTGCGTTCTGGGAATGAG GTCCATCGCTACAGTAAAGGACTGGGGACTCAAACAAATAACTCTGCCGAATATCACGGTTTACTTTTGGGATTGAAAGAAGCTAGTAACAAAGGGTATGATCATGTTGAAGTCCGAGGTGATTCTAAGCTTGTTTGCGAACAG